In Haloarcula limicola, the genomic stretch CGGCCGAGAGCGCCTCGTCGGCGTCGAACGCCTCGATGGCTTCGGCCTGCGCGTCCGGGTCGTCCCGGAGTTCCCGCGCGTGGTCAGTCACGTTCGGAATCGCCCGAACGATGTTGTCGATCATCGGAACCGTCGCCACCTGCGCCGACCGACTGAGGGGGTTCAGGTCGACGACCAGCTCCGTCTTGCCCATCTCGCCCAGCGCCTTCGCCCGGTCGCCGTCTTCGAGCGGGACCAGCACCACGTCGGCGGCACCGATGCCGTCGGCGTCGACCTTGCCGCGCTCGTGGTCGAGGCCGGGGATGCGGCCGTCGGCTTCGAGTCCCAGCACCTCGGTCGCGCCGTGTTCGCGGAGGAACTCGGCGATGGCCCTCATCCGCTCCTCGGTCCGGTTGAACAGGTTCACCTCCAGCGCTGCGCCGGTGGCCTCGGCCAGTTCGACGAGCTCGCCGGGGACGAGCGCCGCCGCGTTGCCGTTGACGGAAATTACGGCGCGATCGGCTCGGAGGAGGTGCGCGGCGGCGGCGCGTTCGGCCCGGTCGGCGCTCTCGATGGTCCGCTCGCCCAGCAGGTAGTCGTAGGCCTCACCGCGACCCTGCGCGATGAGCCCCTGTCGGGAGGTGATGCCGCGGTCGACGCCGCGTTCGATGCGATGGCGAGTCAGCAGCGACTCGTAGCGGGGGTGGCTCTCGGGGACCTCGACCTCGTCGCTCATAGCGTGCGTTCTATGGCGGACCGTAGAAAAGTCGTCGGTCAGCGGCGAACGCGGACGCTCGGTCGCGTCGATACCGTCCGCCGATGGCCGTCCTCGCCGACACCCGACGCCGGCGACTCACTTCTCGACGGTCGCGCCGGGGGGATACACTTCACAGACGCTGGCGTCGTAGCCGGCGTCGGTCAGCCCCGTCCCGACGGCGAACACCGTCTCGCCGAGCATCGCCATCCCGGCGTCGCCGCCGGCCGCCGTCACGTCCTCGACGACGCTTCGCACGCTCTCGGTCAGCAGATTCGCCTCGCGGGAGAACTGGCGGGCGGCGCGAGTGAACGTTTCGAGCGTCGGCTCCTCAACGACCGCCGAGAGGGCGCGCTCGCCGGCCCGCGTCAGCGCCTCGGTGTCGCCGCCGACCACGTCGGCCGTCGAGAGTTCGCCGAGCGTGTGATACTCCACGCGAGTACGCGCGGGGATCGCGTCGACGTAGTTGTGCCGCGGCCCGCCGGGTTCCAGACGGAGCGGGACCCCGCCGCGGGCCTGCCCGACCACGTCGCCCAGCCCCGTTCCGGCCTGCACCTCCGC encodes the following:
- a CDS encoding 4-phosphopantoate--beta-alanine ligase; the protein is MSDEVEVPESHPRYESLLTRHRIERGVDRGITSRQGLIAQGRGEAYDYLLGERTIESADRAERAAAAHLLRADRAVISVNGNAAALVPGELVELAEATGAALEVNLFNRTEERMRAIAEFLREHGATEVLGLEADGRIPGLDHERGKVDADGIGAADVVLVPLEDGDRAKALGEMGKTELVVDLNPLSRSAQVATVPMIDNIVRAIPNVTDHARELRDDPDAQAEAIEAFDADEALSAAERAIREGE
- a CDS encoding pantoate kinase, translating into MSDDARAFVPGHVTGFFTVDRADDPTKTGSRGGGLALSDGVSVRVEPADETTVELDGERVEMEAVERVLDALRASATVTAETPLPLGAGFGVSGAMALGTALAANAAFDRHLSYNELVTVAHGAEVQAGTGLGDVVGQARGGVPLRLEPGGPRHNYVDAIPARTRVEYHTLGELSTADVVGGDTEALTRAGERALSAVVEEPTLETFTRAARQFSREANLLTESVRSVVEDVTAAGGDAGMAMLGETVFAVGTGLTDAGYDASVCEVYPPGATVEK